The following coding sequences are from one Rutidosis leptorrhynchoides isolate AG116_Rl617_1_P2 chromosome 11, CSIRO_AGI_Rlap_v1, whole genome shotgun sequence window:
- the LOC139874452 gene encoding uncharacterized protein encodes MTEASTGPSINTTACKELKRKSDDVGWKYAYLANANNLQRVKCTLCGKEMSGGIHRLKEHIAGVRGNVQPCSKAKKVDKDKCQKALDELDLKKKAKQHHDRYLREEVNIRRENPIDLDEMQESFGELKSQRSFGPMDKFTSVEKGKGKQTNLENAMRKEQLMRVKEYIARWVYECAIPFHAIETDSFKALLEAVGQFGSNAQPPSRYELGESLLKREMERTNNRLKLYEDEWAANGCSIMTDCWTDAKRRSIMNLYVNSKSGTVFLSSTESSDQSHTSEHIYDYVESFIQKVGPKNVVQVVTDNASNNMGAAKLLREKRPTIFWTSCGAHTINLMLEGIGKEQRYKSILDKARKITVFIYSHHRTLALMRKYTKKRDIVRPGVTRFASSFLTLQSLLDKKGQLRQMFASNEWEACKSSKTKVGGDVYKLVNDNKFWASVTSCLSVFAPLVKILRMVDADWKPSMGFLHGELKKAIQEIKDALNNRKSLVKPIMDIILTKMDGRLDSSLHLAAYVLNPYYFYNDISVQNDEIANDAVVEVIERMFCDDFEMQKLIVLEELPIYKSKQGKFSRLLALKGCEKNDDKYDPASWWASFGASTPNLRRVAIRILSLTTSSSGCERNWSTFEAVHTKNRNRLGPSKLNNLVYVQFNANLLDKNKRRRERGHDTLLSRNDASEAQDWILDEELIAEAQDVNEALPPRRSVRTRDLFEDFESESEVEEVNEEFEYESDGVEILEQNDATDFQLLMMPFHIFVVTSKSLAPTD; translated from the exons ATGACAGAAGCATCTACGGGACCGTCGATTAACACTACGGCTTGTAAAGAACTCAAGAGAAAATCTGATGATGTTGGGTGGAAATATGCGTATTTGGCAAATGCAAACAATTTACAAAGAGTGAAATGTACACTATGTGGCAAGGAAATGTCGGGTGGTATACATAGACTGAAAGAACACATCGCGGGTGTAAGGGGAAATGTTCAACCATGTTCTAAAGCCAAAAAAGTAGATAAAGACAAATGTCAAAAAGCTCTTGATGAGCTAGACTTAAAAAAGAAAGCTAAACAACATCATGATAGATATTTGAGAGAGGAAGTAAACATTCGTAGGGAAAACCCGATTGACCTTGATGAGATGCAAGAATCGTTTGGAGAATTGAAGTCACAACGTTCTTTTGGTCCTATGGACAAGTTTACATCAGTTGAAAAGGGAAAGGGTAAACAAACTAATCTTGAGAATGctatgagaaaagaacaacttatgCGTGTGAAGGAGTACATTGCTAGGTGGGTTTATGAATGTGCGATTCCATTTCACGCTATTGAGACGGATAGTTTCAAAGCTTTATTGGAGGCGGTTGGTCAATTTGGATCTAATGCTCAACCTCCAAGTAGATATGAGTTGGGAGAATCTTTGTTAAAAAGGGAGATGGAAAGAACAAATAATCGTTTGAAGTTATATGAAGATGAATGGGCGGCAAATGGATGCTCGATCATGACGGATTGCTGGACTGATGCTAAAAGAAGGAGCATCATGAATTTATATGTCAATTCAAAGTCGGGTACCGTTTTCCTCTCATCTACAGAATCTTCTGATCAGTCTCACACTAGCGAGCACATATATGATTATGTCGAGAGTTTTATTCAGAAAGTCGGTCCCAAAAATGTTGTCCAAGTTGTGACAGACAATGCCTCAAATAATATGGGAGCGGCAAAGTTGTTGAGGGAGAAACGACCTACAATATTTTGGACATCGTGTGGGGCGCACACTATTAATCTTATGCTTGAAG GTATTGGTAAGGAACAAAGGTATAAGTCTATACTTGATAAAGCAAGGAAAATAACAGTGTTCATTTACTCCCATCATAGAACGTTAGCTTTGATGCGGAAATACACGAAGAAAAGAGATATTGTGAGACCGGGAGTTACAAGGTTTGCTTCCTCTTTTCTTACTTTACAAAGTTTACTTGATAAGAAAGGGCAATTAAGACAAATGTTTGCGAGTAACGAATGGGAAGCATGTAAGTCATCAAAGACGAAGGTGGGGGGTGATGTTTATAAGTTGGTGAATGACAACAAATTTTGGGCCAGCGTGACAAGCTGCCTAAGTGTGTTTGCACCTTTAGTCAAAATTTTACGAATGGTAGATGCGGATTGGAAGCCTTCCATGGGTTTTCTACATGGTGAGCTCAAAAAGGCTATACAAGAAATAAAGGATGCCTTGAACAATAGAAAAAGTTTAGTTAAACCTATCATGGATATCATCTTAACTAAGATGGATGGTCGATTAGATTCAAGCCTACATTTGGCGGCTTATGTTTTGAacccttattatttttataatgatataAGTGTTCAAAATGATGAAATTGCGAATGATGCGGTTGTTGAGGTTATTGAGCGAATGTTTTGCGATGATTTTGAGATGCAAAAACTAATAGTGTTGGAGGAGTTGCCGATTTACAAAAGCAAACAAGGAAAATTTAGTCGGTTACTTGCACTCAAAGGATGTGAGAAGAACGATGATAAATATGATCCGG CAAGTTGGTGGGCAAGTTTTGGTGCCTCCACTCCTAATTTGAGACGGGTTGCTATAAGGATACTTTCCTTAACTACGAGCTCATCGGGTTGTGAGAGGAATTGGAGCACTTTTGAAGCA GTGCATACAAAAAACAGAAATAGACTAGGGCCATCTAAGTTGAACAACCTTGTTTATGTTCAATTTAATGCAAATTTGTTGGATAAAAACAAAAGAAGGAGGGAGAGAGGACATGATACCCTATTATCGAGAAATGATGCAAGTGAGGCACAAGATTGGATTTTAGATGAAGAATTGATTGCGGAGGCACAAGATGTGAATGAAGCTTTACCACCTCGAAGAAGCGTGAGAACTCGGGATCTTTTCGAGGATTTTGAGTCGGAGAGTGAGGTGGAGGAAGTAAATGAAGAATTTGAATACGAGTCTGATGGAGTTGAAATCCTTGAACAA AATGATGCTACTGATTTTCAACTACTAATGATGCCATTTCATAT ATTTGTAGTAACTTCTAAATCTCTTGCACCTACTGATTAG